Proteins encoded in a region of the Terriglobales bacterium genome:
- a CDS encoding maleylpyruvate isomerase N-terminal domain-containing protein yields MSELKPLPPILTAHLFRVIERKLLELLRSLSLDDWERQTVSPRWKVKDVAAHLLDTQLRKLSLARDGYVAEQPDIRSPRDLAAFINGMNEEGVRTYRRLSPAVLIDMMELASRQSAAYHQSLDPFAPAMFGVSWAGEQQSLNWFDTAREFTERWHHQQQIRMAVNCPGIMTRELYHPVLDCFMRALPFSYRNLSAEAETLLRFNVAGECGGSWFLLRDDRAWQLVAEPHGKKRSEVTIPQEIAWRIFTKGIDRASAAAQIGVEGDRDLGLHVLSTIAIVA; encoded by the coding sequence ATGTCGGAACTCAAACCACTTCCGCCGATTCTGACGGCACATCTATTCCGTGTCATCGAGCGCAAGCTGCTGGAGCTGTTGCGCTCGCTCTCGCTCGACGACTGGGAACGGCAGACTGTGTCGCCGCGATGGAAGGTAAAGGACGTCGCTGCGCATTTGCTCGATACGCAGCTGCGCAAGCTCTCGCTGGCGCGGGACGGCTACGTCGCCGAACAACCGGACATCCGCTCCCCGCGAGACTTAGCGGCATTCATCAACGGCATGAATGAAGAGGGCGTGCGAACTTATCGCCGGCTCAGCCCCGCGGTCCTGATTGACATGATGGAGCTGGCGTCGCGGCAAAGCGCGGCCTATCACCAATCTCTCGACCCGTTCGCGCCGGCCATGTTCGGAGTGAGCTGGGCGGGCGAACAGCAATCGCTGAACTGGTTCGATACCGCCCGCGAATTCACCGAGCGCTGGCATCACCAGCAGCAAATCCGGATGGCCGTCAACTGTCCCGGCATCATGACACGCGAGCTTTACCATCCGGTGCTCGATTGCTTCATGCGCGCGTTGCCGTTTTCCTATCGCAACCTCAGTGCTGAAGCGGAAACCCTGTTACGTTTCAACGTCGCAGGCGAATGCGGTGGAAGCTGGTTCCTGCTTCGTGACGACCGCGCCTGGCAACTGGTAGCCGAGCCGCACGGAAAGAAACGATCGGAAGTAACCATCCCCCAGGAAATCGCGTGGCGTATTTTCACCAAGGGGATCGATCGCGCCTCGGCCGCGGCGCAAATCGGCGTCGAGGGAGATCGCGACCTCGGCCTGCACGTGCTGAGCACGATCGCGATCGTTGCCTGA